In Fulvia fulva chromosome 10, complete sequence, a single window of DNA contains:
- a CDS encoding Major facilitator superfamily multidrug transporter mfsB yields the protein MAHSRFGSQHDSKAFPFRQLLVLGICRICEPIAFMSIFPYIYYMIESFHITNDGNRIALYAGLVTSVFAGAECLGAGFWGNLSDRIGRKPILLTGLAGTGVSMLMFGFAPNLPVALLARAVGGALNGNIGVLQTTVNEVVKVEAHQARAYAIMPTVWCIGAFVGSGLGGSLADPVRNYPDVFQPGTIFDKFPYLFTNLVCTGVVVFSMLVGILFLEETHEDLKFRRDIGLEVGDWILNRFRKEPVERLSSRKGDFSDETLLLIDDLPPDYQSTASSPELSPTSLAGLPPPAYRSIDGSPRGSIKSADEDLACDVEEALSRTQESHKSKAGAHSAFTKQVILNIAGYGILAYHTISAEQLLPVLLSMPKSDSPPHLPFGFTGGFALSTKTIGGILSIQGVIQMIATIIVFPIVNRRIGSLWTYRSVVMLYPFLYLVVPYISLAPDALKLPLIYTALVWKVTAQAFAFPSSSIMLANSAPSSKVLGSLNGAAASAASACRAFGPTVSGILQSAGLSLGTLVLPWWVNTCIAVLGAIISMLMVEEKRRTFESEKEIPEPPPSASDVAGAAEYSSGMVAAAESSNASCDNLLTAPDSPLLSRISMDIRRHNRLDSRP from the exons ATGGCTCACTCACGCTTTGGCAGTCAACATGACTCCAAAGCTTTCCCCTTCCGGCAATTGCTCGTACTTG GTATCTGCCGGATATGCGAGCCGATTGCCTTCATGTCCATCTTCCCGTATATCTACTACATGATCGAGTCCTTCCACATCACGAACGACGGCAACCGAATCGCCCTATACGCCGGCCTCGTCACATCCGTCTTTGCTGGAGCAGAATGTCTTGGAGCTGGCTTCTGGGGCAACCTTAGCGATCGCATTGGCCGCAAGCCAATTCTCCTCACTGGACTTGCTGGCACCGGTGTGAGCATGCTCATGTTCGGCTTTGCGCCCAATCTCCCCGTGGCTCTGCTTGCTCGCGCGGTAGGAGGCGCATTGAATGGAAACATCGGTGTGCTGCAGACAACGGTCAACGAGGTGGTCAAGGTTGAAGCACACCAGGCGCGCGCCTACGCAATCATGCCCACCGTCTGGTGCATTGGCGCCTTTGTCGGATCCGGCTTGGGTGGCTCTCTCGCAGACCCTGTTCGCAACTATCCCGACGTCTTCCAACCTGGAACCATTTTCGACAAGTTCCCATATCTGTTCACGAACTTGGTGTGCACGGGTGTTGTGGTTTTCAGCATGTTGGTTGGCATTCTGTTCTTGGAAGAGACGCACGAAGATCTGAAGTTCAGGCGTGATATCGGACTAGAGGTCGGCGACTGGATCTTGAACCGTTTCAGAAAAGAGCCTGTCGAGCGTCTTTCGAGCCGCAAGGGCGACTTCAGCGACGAGACTCTCCTCTTGATCGACGACCTCCCACCAGATTACCAAAGCACAGCATCTTCGCCCGAACTGTCACCCACCTCACTTGCGGGACTGCCTCCGCCAGCATACCGATCGATCGATGGCTCACCCCGTGGGTCAATCAAGTCTGCCGATGAGGATCTGGCTTGCGATGTGGAAGAGGCGCTTAGCAGGACACAAGAGTCACACAAGTCGAAGGCTGGCGCTCACAGCGCCTTCACCAAACAGGTGATCTTGAACATTGCAGGATACGGAATCCTAGCTTA CCATACCATCTCTGCCGAGCAATTGCTCCCAGTCCTCCTGAGCATGCCAAAGTCGGACTCTCCACCACATCTACCCTTCGGATTTACCGGCGGCTTCGCGCTGTCAACGAAGACCATCGGTGGTATCTTATCGATCCAGGGCGTGATTCAGATGATTGCCACAATCATCGTCTTCCCAATCGTGAACCGCAGAATCGGCAGCCTCTGGACGTACCGCAGTGTGGTGATGCTTTACCCTTTCTTGTACTTGGTGGTCCCTTACATCTCATTGGCACCGGACGCATTGAAGCTGCCTCTCATCTACACGGCATTGGTCTGGAAAGTCACTGCGCAAGCATTCGCATTCCCTTCGAGCAGCATCATGCTTGCAAACTCGGCTCCCTCTAGCAAGGTTCTCGGATCCTTGAACGGCGCAGCAGCATCAGCAGCCAGCGCATGCCGCGCCTTCGGCCCTACTGTATCAGGTATCTTGCAATCAGCCGGACTATCCCTAGGAACGCTTGTCCTGCCTTGGTGGGTCAACACGTGCATCGCGGTTCTCGGCGCTATCATCAGCATGCTCATGGTCGAGGAGAAGCGAAGGACCTTTGAGTCAGAAAAAGAGATCCCCGAACCGCCTCCATCAGCGTCTGATGTCGCAGGTGCGGCAGAATACAGCTCAGGGATGGTGGCCGCGGCGGAGAGCTCTAATGCATCTTGCGATAACCTCCTCACTGCACCGGACTCGCCACTCTTGAGCAGAATATCGATGGACATCCGTAGACATAATCGCCTCGACAGCAGACCATAG
- a CDS encoding Positive regulator of purine utilization: MAPSSKKRERDADDDTPLPDDTSAASPTEAGGSTTNFRNVSACNRCRNRKNRCDQKLPKCTNCDKAKVKCVGFDPVSKREIPRSYVYYLETRVRNLETILEANSLPFPPPSEDFAIDEAIKPGVNVPYPVQDEDGPPQKNIKHEAALETRPALDPSLNEHDEREKLGKLVNDIGMVSVQGASDSRFLGSSSGISFARVVFAAVKRSVNQTPTPSERIGTKASKLPPLDVAGGGTTMRDSFFGLHSKPTIKPAPFPECELGSRLVELYFEHANPQIPVLHRGEFMSLFDRVYAKDAKKRTSRELYMLNIVFAIGSGIIMDSAGTDHASNRRDDSAPPSTKRQRVANHQHQPEEYHASAIVHLESFLGSSPAAEGVGGGLEELQAVLLLAGLALLRPVAPGLWYIIGVAVRLSIDLGLHFEDVDPQLYSQETRSEDQRPDSSGLGRKQWTRDLRRRLWWCVFNLDRLVSSCVGRPVSISEAVVTTEFPSMLDDANITPAGFLKPLSAEGLPSYKLVSRHYIRLRLLQSEILQVLQHRQADQARHMGAHRSNPFVQFGQESSFMRPFRSFREWRADVDARLWEWKESAPQPFHTGVAFNPLFLELNYWQAIIMLYRQSLTVPEPLAGELSPATGDDVQSPGAVNLEQEEDKQMVFLKVAQAGQTVLKTYRQLHRLRLVNYTFLATHHLFMSGISFLYAIWHSTLVRSQLTIDDVDFTVLAATSVLSDLVETCPPAEACRDAFVRMSKATISMVMSTTGFGNASTLGTQPLNHPDGYFGGRSNPQRTPEQQTAPPPKRPMPRFDMNLKDLFSEEEIASRPVTHQPELQGFLRPTPRQPPLSPHLPANATSPHSTEGASHFSPRAEHSSSQHGRTSSTSYQTPNQQPYQPFADTITQAQPEYSFDNLDFLNDFPVTDPSTAIWGHASSDMDLGFGNGGTAGFDGSGAWEANGELFDSFFFGSGGNGY; the protein is encoded by the exons ATGGCTCCATCCAGCAAGAAACGTGAGAGAGACGCTGATGATGATACACCCTTGCCGGACGACACTTCGGCGGCCTCGCCAACAGAGGCTGGAGGCTCGACGACCAACTTCCGGAACGTGTCGGCGTGCAATCGA TGCCGAAATCGAAAG AATCGCTGCGATCAGAAATTGCCCAAATGTACCAACTGCGACAAAGCCAAGGTCAAGTGTGTTGGCTTTGACCCAGTCAGCAAGCGGGAAATACCTCGCAGCTATGTCTACTACCTCGAAACGCGAGTGCGAAACCTGGAAACCATCCTTGAAGCGAACAGCCTGCCATTCCCACCGCCCAGCGAGGACTTTGCCATAGACGAAGCTATCAAGCCCGGTGTCAACGTTCCTTACCCAGTCCAAGATGAAGATGGGCCTCCGCAGAAGAACATCAAACACGAGGCAGCATTGGAGACCCGGCCGGCGCTCGACCCATCACTGAACGAGCACGATGAGCGGGAGAAACTGGGAAAGCTGGTGAACGATATCGGCATGGTTTCCGTGCAAGGTGCTTCAGATTCGCGCTTCCTTGGATCAAGCTCTGGCATTTCATTTGCAAGGGTGGTG TTCGCTGCTGTCAAGCGATCGGTGAATCAGACTCCTACTCCCTCCGAGAGGATAGGCACCAAGGCTTCGAAGCTACCGCCCTTGGACGTGGCGGGAGGTGGCACTACTATGAGAGACTCGTTCTTTGGTTTGCATTCCAAGCCAACCATCAAGCCTGCGCCGTTTCCCGAATGTGAACTGGGTTCTCGACTTGTAGAGCTCTACTTCGAGCACGCGAATCCACAAATTCCTGTGCTACATCGAGGCGAATTCATGTCTCTGTTTGATCGCGTGTACGCAAAAGATGCTAAGAAGCGAACATCGAGAGAGCTTTACATGCTGAATATAGTGTTTGCTATCGGCTCTGGCATCATCATGGACTCTGCGGGCACTGATCACGCCAGTAATAGGAGAGATGACTCGGCGCCTCCCAGCACGAAGCGGCAACGTGTAGCGAACCATCAGCATCAGCCAGAAGAGTATCATGCATCGGCCATTGTACATTTAGAAAGCTTTTTGGGCTCTTCACCAGCAGCCGAGGGTGTCGGCGGAGGATTAGAAGAGTTGCAAGCTGTTCTACTACTCGCAGGTCTTGCTTTGTTGCGGCCTGTCGCTCCTGGATTATGGTATATCATTGGCGTAGCTGTCCGCTTGTCAATCGACCTTGGTCTACATTTCGAGGACGTGGATCCTCAGCTATACTCACAGGAGACAAGATCTGAAGATCAACGACCGGACTCCAGTGGCCTTGGGCGCAAGCAGTGGACGAGAGACCTGCGACGGAGGCTGTGGTGGTGCGTCTTCAATCTGGATCGGCTGGTGTCTTCCTGTGTTGGCCGACCAGTCTCTATCAGTGAGGCAGTCGTGACCACCGAATTCCCAAGTATGTTGGACGATGCCAATATCACGCCTGCCGGCTTCCTCAAACCTCTTAGCGCGGAGGGACTCCCCAGCTACAAGCTTGTTAGCAGACATTACATTCGACTTCGACTTCTGCAGTCAGAGATCTTGCAGGTCTTGCAGCATCGACAGGCAGATCAGGCGCGGCATATGGGTGCTCATAGATCGAATCCATTCGTACAGTTTGGCCAGGAGTCGTCCTTTATGCGCCCTTTCCGCTCCTTTCGTGAATGGCGGGCCGATGTCGATGCACGGTTGTGGGAGTGGAAGGAATCAGCGCCTCAGCCATTTCACACTGGCGTTGCTTTCAATCCGCTCTTTTTGGAGCTCAACTACTGGCAAGCTATCATCATGCTGTATCGCCAGTCTCTTACAGTGCCTGAGCCGCTAGCGGGTGAACTTAGCCCAGCCACTGGAGATGATGTGCAAAGTCCCGGAGCGGTGAACCTCGAGCAAGAAGAAGACAAGCAGATGGTGTTCCTAAAAGTTGCGCAAGCTGGCCAGACCGTGCTCAAGACCTATCGTCAATTGCACAGGCTGAGGCTGGTGAATTACACATTCTTAGCTACGCATCACCTGTTCATGAGTG GCATCTCATTCCTATATGCCATCTGGCATTCGACATTGGTACGATCACAGCTTACAATTGATGATGTCGACTTCACCGTATTGGCTGCGACATCGGTGCTTAGTGACTTGGTCGAAACATGCCCGCCAGCAGAAGCTTGCCGCGACGCCTTTGTGCGGATGAGTAAAGCCACAATATCGATGGTCATGAGCACGACAGGTTTCGGCAACGCATCGACGCTTGGCACACAGCCTCTGAATCATCCAGATGGATACTTTGGAGGTCGGAGCAATCCACAAAGGACCCCAGAACAGCAGACAGCGCCTCCGCCGAAGAGACCAATGCCCAGATTTGACATGAACTTGAAGGACCTGTTCTCTGAAGAAGAAATAGCAAGCCGACCCGTGACGCACCAGCCCGAGCTCCAAGGATTTCTCAGGCCAACTCCCAGACAGCCGCCACTGTCTCCGCACCTTCCAGCAAATGCAACAAGCCCCCACAGCACAGAAGGCGCCTCCCACTTCTCCCCACGGGCAGAGCACTCTTCCTCACAGCACGGGCGAACATCAAGCACATCCTACCAAACACCAAACCAGCAGCCATATCAGCCATTTGCAGATACCATTACGCAAGCACAGCCAGAGTATTCCTTTGACAATCTAGACTTCTTGAATGACTTCCCGGTGACAGATCCCAGTACCGCGATCTGGGGCCATGCGAGCAGTGACATGGACCTTGGCTTTGGAAATGGAGGAACCGCTGGATTTGACGGAAGTGGAGCCTGGGAAGCGAATGGAGAGCTATTTGATTCCTTCTTCTTCGGAAGTGGTGGGAACGGCTACTGA
- a CDS encoding Ferric/cupric reductase transmembrane component 7 produces the protein MVAHRGHDAEMSMDSDTDMSGMDMGGSSSSMPLNTTGIDFSNRTEALEFLDDLLDDTELKKVGNDYAKYFWYGAIVLIALATIFNFLRWVTLQHRLREAARRREHPAKPKSTLARCLATITATGREAIYLQFSPTTPLFKVPPLGSVTLLLVYLAFVLALEFGNNTVAGAQYWQALGVRAGWLAVAQMPLLVLLTGKNNILGVLTGVSYERLNIIHRWSARMMLLLAVFHFAFQSNGWQKYGVMRLEWQTDDCPTTGIAAFAILLWTNLSTLAPVRCFNYEFFVIQHVLSFIGFVVAILLHLSSTAPISRVYIFIPIGIYLLDRTLRTIMLAYNNFRGNRASLTQLQGGVTKVRISNTTIKSWRAGSHVLLSIPKFGLLQSHPATIVSIPRSHNGDLVFILKSHKGFTKRIMEGASSSTEALVSSDKTDGDAAEEHAQIIAHTAFIEGPYGASHSDFAAFDSVCLVAGSTGVTFTIAVLQDIADRATRSGKRLPVRRIHFVWCIKDTDWASWISSEIISAYNKLHSVGIEVEVSIYVTCADNFTNPSTNDNKECGCECDKSKGPCCCVQVDEDEKGEDVEDVDIIAPVSKGKQAVRVRDLSGSSVEAGNSMPGRRMPVLPCGVFYSGRPQIKQVLAALLDGADGESGVAACGPLGLTSEVRNTIVHLSDERAIHKGTGAQGCYLHVEGAS, from the coding sequence ATGGTGGCGCATCGTGGCCATGACGCAGAAATGTCCATGGACTCAGATACGGATATGAGCGGCATGGACATGGGTGGCTCTTCGTCAAGCATGCCATTGAACACAACCGGAATCGACTTCTCGAACCGAACTGAGGCGCTGGAGTTTCTAGACGACCTCCTGGACGACACCGAGCTGAAGAAGGTTGGGAACGATTATGCAAAATACTTCTGGTACGGTGCGATAGTCCTGATCGCCCTCGCAACAATCTTCAACTTTCTACGCTGGGTGACCTTACAGCATCGTCTCAGAGAAGCTGCACGTAGAAGAGAACATCCCGCGAAGCCGAAGAGCACTCTGGCTCGATGCCTAGCGACTATTACGGCGACAGGTCGAGAAGCTATATATCTGCAATTCTCGCCCACGACGCCGCTATTTAAGGTGCCACCTCTCGGTTCAGTCACTCTTTTACTCGTATACTTAGCGTTCGTATTGGCGCTTGAGTTCGGCAATAACACCGTAGCTGGTGCTCAGTACTGGCAAGCGCTGGGGGTACGAGCAGGATGGCTAGCTGTGGCTCAGATGCCTTTACTGGTGCTACTTACCGGCAAGAACAACATTCTTGGAGTCCTGACAGGCGTATCCTACGAGAGACTAAACATCATTCACCGGTGGTCGGCTCGCATGATGCTTTTACTAGCCGTTTTCCACTTTGCTTTCCAGAGCAATGGGTGGCAAAAATATGGAGTCATGAGGCTGGAGTGGCAGACAGACGACTGTCCTACCACAGGCATCGCCGCGTTCGCCATACTGCTCTGGACCAATCTTTCGACCCTCGCACCCGTGAGATGTTTCAATTACGAGTTCTTCGTCATACAGCACGTCCTCTCCTTCATCGGCTTCGTCGTAGCTATCTTGCTGCACTTATCGAGCACTGCACCCATCAGCAGGGTGTACATCTTCATTCCTATCGGCATCTACCTCCTTGACAGAACACTCAGAACCATCATGCTGGCATACAATAACTTTCGCGGCAACAGAGCCAGCCTCACGCAGCTACAAGGCGGCGTCACCAAAGTCAGGATTTCCAATACGACCATCAAGTCGTGGCGGGCTGGCTCCCACGTTCTGCTTTCAATACCGAAGTTCGGATTGCTACAGAGCCATCCTGCGACTATCGTATCAATTCCACGATCTCACAACGGAGACCTAGTGTTCATCCTCAAGAGCCACAAAGGTTTCACCAAGCGCATCATGGAAGGCGCTAGCAGTTCCACCGAAGCTCTCGTCTCCTCAGACAAAACTGACGGCGATGCAGCGGAAGAACATGCTCAGATCATTGCACACACTGCCTTCATCGAAGGGCCATACGGCGCTTCCCACTCTGACTTTGCAGCCTTCGACTCTGTCTGCCTGGTGGCAGGCTCAACAGGTGTGACTTTCACCATCGCCGTCCTCCAAGACATAGCGGATCGAGCGACACGATCTGGTAAGCGTCTACCTGTACGCCGCATCCACTTCGTCTGGTGTATCAAAGATACCGACTGGGCTTCATGGATTAGCTCAGAGATCATATCGGCATACAACAAGCTCCACAGCGTCGGTATAGAAGTGGAGGTCAGCATATATGTCACCTGTGCCGACAATTTCACAAATCCCAGCACCAATGACAACAAAGAGTGCGGCTGCGAGTGTGACAAAAGTAAGGGCCCTTGCTGTTGCGTGCAGGTAGACGAAGATGAGAAGGGGGAGGATGTCGAGGATGTCGATATCATTGCGCCAGTGTCGAAAGGCAAGCAGGCTGTGAGAGTGCGAGATCTCTCAGGTTCATCAGTGGAAGCAGGAAATAGCATGCCTGGGCGGAGGATGCCAGTACTACCATGCGGAGTATTCTACTCGGGTCGACCTCAGATCAAGCAGGTGCTCGCTGCGCTGCTCGATGGTGCTGATGGCGAGTCTGGAGTCGCTGCATGTGGGCCCTTGGGGTTGACATCAGAAGTGAGAAATACGATTGTCCATTTGAGCGACGAGAGGGCGATACATAAAGGTACAGGCGCGCAGGGATGCTATCTGCATGTCGAGGGTGCTTCGTAG
- a CDS encoding GPI-anchored wall transfer protein 1 has product MTPEYKAQKEASVSFLGGGGIWEINHVALVAPAAAFLWAMLQSRQLFFKPYTFAAAFTDFLIQCCAILFATTVYSGAPQILNGLLILPALAAYLQPSTEAEKAAQKTKQTSKKPGVEPVEGKKDEIKDDLDALPVKPFVTTYRGAMMIITCACILAVDFPAVFPRRFAKTESFGTSLMDMGVGSFVFAAGVISARPQLKENHVGSRSLIARLRTAMRHSLPLFALGIGRLLSVKSLDYAEHVSEYGVHWNFFFTLALLGPAVAILEPLLRLINSCGFFAFALAIGYELILFCVPDMKRYIILSERIPGDLLSQNREGIFSFIGYLAIFIAGMGIGLNILPRDPEPEDPRLAFLKKDPLDEDAEWLASVIGGSAEDAQKKEAAPMPMPQLKPELPKTTLPRLAMWTGLWFIFAGWAMWKYGPRLFVSRRMANLAYICWVCSFNTAQLLLFCLIERVFFPYLYDAKTKTEERHRVRDATSRVMHAFNRNGLALFLLANLLTGAVNMTMPTLHMSDISSMVVLVAYMATLCSVALALDHYDISIKL; this is encoded by the exons ATGACTCCGGAATACAAAGCGCAGAAGGAGGCTTCGGTGTCGTTCTTGGGTGGTGGAGGCATATGGGAAATCAACCATGTCGCCTTGGTGGCTCCT GCGGCCGCCTTTCTCTGGGCTATGCTACAGTCGAGGCAGCTCTTCTTCAAACCATACACGTTTGCAGCCGCATTCACCGACTTCCTGATCCAGTGTTGCGCTATCCTGTTCGCTACCACGGTCTACTCTGGAGCACCACAAATCCTTAATGGTCTACTTATCCTGCCGGCGCTGGCAGCCTACTTGCAGCCCAGCACGGAAGCTGAGAAGGCTGCACAGAAGACGAAGCAGACTTCCAAAAAGCCTGGTGTGGAACCTGTGGAGGGCAAGAAGGACGAAATCAAGGATGACCTGGATGCCCTACCTGTCAAGCCATTTGTTACCACCTACCGCGGAGCGATGATGATCATCACTTGTGCTTGCATTTTAGCCGTAGACTTCCCTGCAGTCTTCCCACGCCGCTTTGCCAAGACGGAATCTTTTGGAACTTCCCTGATGGACATGGGTGTGGGCTCTTTCGTCTTCGCCGCAGGAGTCATTTCAGCTCGTCCTCAACTCAAGGAGAATCACGTTGGTAGCCGATCGCTCATTGCTCGCTTGAGGACCGCGATGCGCCACTCCCTTCCGCTTTTCGCACTTGGCATTGGTCGGCTTCTGAGCGTTAAAAGTCTCGACTATGCCGAGCATGTCAGCGAGTATGGCGTGCATTGGAACTTCTTCTTCACACTCGCCCTTCTCGGACCCGCCGTCGCCATACTGGAGCCACTACTGCGACTTATCAACTCTTGCGGGTTCTTTGCGTTTGCTCTCGCCATTGGGTACGAATTGATTTTGTTCTGTGTGCCAGACATGAAGCGCTACATTATCCTTTCCGAGCGCATTCCTGGTGATCTGTTGTCGCAGAACAGAGAAGGCATCTTTTCTTTCATCGGGTACCTTGCAATCTTCATCGCTGGCATGGGCATTGGCTTAAACATTCTGCCTCGAGACCCAGAACCGGAGGACCCGAGACTTGCTTTCCTGAAGAAAGACCCTTTGGACGAAGATGCTGAATGGCTTGCATCCGTGATCGGTGGTTCCGCGGAAGACGCACAAAAGAAAGAGGCAGCACCTATGCCAATGCCTCAATTGAAGCCAGAGCTACCCAAGACAACACTTCCTCGTCTGGCCATGTGGACCGGACTCTGGTTTATTTTCGCAGGATGGGCGATGTGGAAATATGGTCCACGACTGTTTGTCTCGCGACGCATGGCCAATCTCGCTTACATCTGCTGGGTCTGTTCCTTCAACACGGCGCAGCTTCTGCTCTTCTGCCTCATCGAGCGCGTGTTCTTTCCGTACCTCTACGATGCGAAGACGAAGACGGAGGAACGACACCGAGTACGGGATGCCACAAGCAGAGTCATGCATGCTTTCAACCGCAATGGTCTGGCCTTGTTTCTGCTGGCGAATCTGCTCACCGGCGCTGTGAACATGACAATGCCCACATTACATATGAGCGACATCTCTTCCATGGTGGTACTCGTGGCATACATGGCGACCTTGTGCAGTGTTGCGCTAGCACTTGACCATTACGATATATCGATAAAGCTATAG
- a CDS encoding Nitrogen permease regulator 2 has product MLRAVFYARFHPERGPSVIHQYPPSSIVSTSRPNDTLIKWSEISAYIIPPYDLCNQPLGICVDRHRVLAFPVSLEHEDYHRNRFTFNICFVLGEDDDATLWDPIVRKTARFLTSAEDDHCFLQQEEKIAGLKWAGDEGYPVDGLGQVHGLLRDVFEGLNTYGECSVRINDANVLNLRLEAARSASPKVRAWDVPLLIRDLPSREVWTWDLTLKRIHTYIDGIKHVQKIAELADVELKLVKRVVKELVYHGRATLLDIFHFQAIYACTETVTVLLNDEELQDECRYYITKSTGATAPHLEGKDLEKDVPPTRQQVVELYTLLHPGLQLHEYCLTHRDRLTGVDTRRLITFGIIKGFLRRVHKLALALEPQHPTSPLAEKKRSGSSTSKSKPRSSEDAAAREYHRAWRRAALTSGWATPPSAPPPAGLGRSYKSADHVRSEEDERLRSYLDGGHCMDQICVEMHMSERKVVERLRSGRLGDVVLFNK; this is encoded by the coding sequence ATGCTGCGGGCAGTGTTCTACGCTCGTTTCCATCCCGAACGCGGTCCCTCAGTGATCCACCAGTATCCGCCCTCGTCCATCGTCTCAACATCACGACCGAACGACACGCTCATCAAATGGAGCGAGATTTCCGCCTACATCATCCCGCCATACGACCTGTGTAATCAGCCGCTTGGCATCTGTGTAGATCGTCATCGCGTGCTGGCTTTCCCGGTCAGCCTGGAGCATGAGGACTACCATCGGAACAGATTCACCTTCAACATCTGCTTCGTGCTAGGTGAAGATGATGATGCGACCCTGTGGGATCCAATTGTACGGAAAACAGCGAGGTTTTTGACGTCTGCCGAGGACGATCACTGCTTCTTGCAACAAGAGGAGAAGATTGCTGGCTTGAAGTGGGCGGGTGATGAGGGATATCCTGTGGATGGACTCGGTCAGGTGCATGGCTTGCTCAGAGACGTCTTCGAAGGTCTGAATACATATGGAGAGTGTAGTGTCAGGATCAACGACGCCAATGTGCTCAATCTACGGCTCGAAGCTGCGAGGTCAGCTTCGCCCAAAGTCAGGGCGTGGGACGTGCCGCTGCTTATCAGAGACTTGCCGTCTCGGGAGGTGTGGACTTGGGATTTGACGTTGAAAAGGATACATACATACATTGATGGCATCAAGCACGTGCAGAAGATTGCTGAGCTGGCAGATGTGGAGCTTAAGTTGGTGAAGCGTGTCGTGAAAGAGCTGGTGTATCATGGTAGAGCTACACTGCTGGACATCTTCCACTTCCAAGCAATCTATGCATGCACGGAGACTGTAACCGTTCTTCTAAACGACGAAGAGCTGCAGGACGAATGTAGGTATTATATCACCAAGAGCACTGGGGCTACTGCTCCACACCTAGAAGGCAAGGATCTGGAGAAAGATGTCCCACCGACGAGACAACAGGTGGTCGAGCTCTATACACTTCTGCACCCTGGCCTCCAACTCCACGAATACTGTCTGACCCATCGGGACCGACTCACCGGCGTCGACACCCGACGCTTAATCACCTTCGGCATCATCAAGGGCTTCCTCCGCAGAGTCCACAAGCTTGCCCTCGCCTTGGAACCGCAGCATCCGACCTCACCGCTAGCCGAAAAGAAGCGCTCCGGAAGCTCAACTTCAAAGTCAAAGCCTAGGTCGAGTGAGGATGCCGCTGCCCGGGAGTATCATCGCGCTTGGAGGAGAGCTGCTCTGACCTCTGGTTGGGCAACACCACCTTCCGCCCCTCCACCTGCGGGTTTGGGACGAAGCTACAAAAGTGCTGATCATGTCAGGTCGGAAGAGGATGAGAGGTTAAGGAGCTATCTTGACGGGGGGCATTGTATGGATCAGATTTGTGTGGAGATGCATATGAGTGAGAGAAAAGTTGTGGAGCGGTTGAGGAGTGGCCGATTAGGGGATGTGGTGCTATTCAATAAGTGA
- a CDS encoding 3-oxoacyl-[acyl-carrier-protein] reductase produces MPVFDYTNKVVLVTGLGAVGEGYGNGTAMASAMARQGATIFGCDINLEAANRAADMIRDEAEVRNHPSRKQGRSIVDVIQQSTDVTKKQACQAFDDACMEKHGRIDILINNVGKSEPGGPAELTEEIWDMQTDVNLKSVYLMCHLVLPILEKQGTGGVVLNVSSIAGLRYVGKPQVGYAATKAAIIHFTKTTAVMYAQRTGGKVRLNTVVPGLINSPLVSVLADKYAGGDQEGYRKVRDAQLPTGKMGSVWDVAHAALYLCSDEASYVSGQEIVVDGAVTNSTGQPDMGG; encoded by the exons ATGCCAGTTTTCGATTACACCAACAAAGTCGTCCTTGTTACAGGCCTTGGTGCTGTAGGCGAAGGTTACGGAAATGGAACTGCCATGGCATCTGCAATGGCGCGACAGGGAGCCACAATCTTTGGCTGCGATATCAACCTAGAAGCAGCGAATCGAGCGGCGGATATGATCAGGGACGAGGCTGAAGTGAGAAATCATCCTTCGAGAAAGCAAGGCCGGAGCATTGTGGATGTGATCCAGCAAAGTACC GACGTCACCAAGAAGCAGGCATGCCAAGCCTTCGACGATGCCTGTATGGAGAAGCATGGTCGCATAGACATTTTGATCAATAATGTCGGCAAATCAGAACCAGGTGGGCCGGCAGAATTGACCGAGGAGATATGGGACATGCAGACGGATGTGAACCTGAAGTCCGTATATCTGATGTGCCATCTTGTACTGCCAATACTGGAGAAGCAGGGCACTGGCGGCGTGGTCCTGAACGTCTCCTCCATAGCTGGTCTGCGATACGTTGG AAAGCCACAGGTAGGGTATGCCGCGACCAAGGCGGCGATCATCCATTTCACCAAGACTACCGCCGTCATGTATGCACAGCGCACAGGTGGCAAGGTTAGGCTGAACACTGTCGTGCCAGGCTTGATCAATTCACCCCTGGTAAGTGTGCTCGCGGACAAGTATGCCGGTGGTGACCAGGAGGGATATCGCAAAGTCCGGGACGCACAGCTTCCTACCGGCAAGATGGGTTCGGTTTGGGATGTCGCACATGCGGCACTGTATCTTTGTTCAGACGAAGCAAGCTATGTCAGTGGCCAGGAAATTGTGGTTGATGGAGCAGTGACCAATTCGACTGGACAACCTGATATGGGTGGATAG